One segment of Alistipes finegoldii DSM 17242 DNA contains the following:
- the traM gene encoding conjugative transposon protein TraM → MNKRMKILLIAGAVMVLLLAAGYLKQQDRNSDGSQNSVTSIEAAIDDKTYTSKKAAYEAYANEKESFYNRPPSGFEPVAEHPEPSASKSENAQSAPVTTLRVDRKASEEQFDAAYEEIAQNMDQIYEGETPVGRSRQAASSAPDGPATNEQVVDEVTRRRQAMMRDWGVGQSSQPGQGNSPGASMFRAVIHGTQLVKSGQTALFRTKEPIRYGSLVVPANTLLSGVAAISENRLSVKINSVRMGREVFSLPLAVYGSDGIQGIPLNYDEVGKIANSQTSMTAVQEASTAVSQYGGTVGRVVGSMISGVGNQVRSAKTVEIRLIDNQIVILKIDER, encoded by the coding sequence ATGAATAAACGCATGAAAATCCTGCTGATTGCAGGTGCGGTCATGGTGCTGCTGCTCGCCGCCGGCTACCTGAAACAGCAGGACCGGAACAGCGACGGTTCGCAGAACAGCGTGACATCAATCGAGGCCGCAATCGATGATAAGACTTACACGTCCAAGAAGGCGGCTTATGAGGCATATGCCAATGAAAAGGAGAGTTTCTACAACCGTCCTCCGAGCGGATTTGAACCTGTGGCCGAACACCCTGAGCCGTCGGCCTCCAAATCGGAGAATGCGCAGTCCGCACCGGTCACGACGCTCCGGGTTGATCGAAAAGCCTCGGAGGAGCAGTTCGATGCCGCCTATGAGGAGATTGCGCAGAACATGGATCAGATCTATGAGGGTGAAACGCCTGTTGGCCGGTCCCGGCAGGCCGCGTCGAGTGCTCCGGATGGGCCGGCGACGAATGAGCAGGTGGTGGATGAGGTCACCCGTCGTAGGCAGGCCATGATGCGCGATTGGGGAGTTGGCCAGTCCTCACAACCGGGACAAGGCAATTCTCCGGGAGCCTCCATGTTCCGGGCCGTGATTCACGGTACGCAGCTCGTAAAGTCCGGGCAGACGGCATTGTTCCGGACCAAAGAACCGATTCGCTACGGCAGCTTGGTAGTCCCGGCCAATACGCTGCTGTCCGGAGTCGCGGCGATCTCGGAAAACAGACTTTCCGTGAAGATCAACTCGGTGCGCATGGGCCGCGAGGTGTTCTCCCTGCCATTGGCCGTCTATGGGTCGGACGGGATTCAGGGAATACCGCTCAACTACGACGAAGTAGGGAAGATTGCCAACTCGCAGACATCCATGACGGCGGTTCAGGAGGCCAGCACGGCCGTGTCTCAGTACGGAGGAACGGTCGGCCGGGTTGTCGGATCGATGATCTCCGGAGTCGGTAACCAAGTGCGCAGCGCCAAGACCGTAGAGATAAGACTGATAGACAATCAGATCGTAATTCTTAAAATTGACGAAAGATGA
- a CDS encoding DUF4138 domain-containing protein produces the protein MKRYLFVMAALSLAFPAAAQQRIEWRRDKVTQIIFPADVVKFRTGYTSDDAISQSDGRVMYIQPVDTMPETNLNVQTADGRYYAFDVVYNNAASEVNYIVSPSMAIYQEEQLSEDPQTEPRPFRAEQSAVVDETPVERLTPELLFAKVRKQPDYIVANNVARLQKLTILLKGVYVDEAHVYFKFRLENSSNVPFDVDYIAFSVTARKTKKTSTQERLQILPVGVDTKIHRVDAKSSCEVIYRFEKFTIGKEKILLAEVLEQGGDRNITLRIPEDFIIEARRL, from the coding sequence ATGAAAAGATATTTATTCGTGATGGCCGCTTTGAGCCTGGCGTTTCCGGCGGCGGCGCAACAACGGATCGAGTGGCGGCGGGACAAGGTGACGCAGATCATCTTCCCGGCCGATGTTGTGAAGTTTCGAACCGGGTACACCTCCGATGATGCGATCTCGCAGAGCGACGGTCGTGTGATGTATATTCAGCCGGTGGATACGATGCCCGAAACGAACCTGAACGTGCAGACCGCCGACGGACGCTATTACGCTTTCGATGTGGTATATAATAACGCGGCTTCGGAGGTCAACTATATCGTATCTCCGTCGATGGCCATTTATCAGGAAGAGCAACTCTCCGAAGATCCGCAGACAGAGCCCCGGCCCTTCAGAGCGGAACAGTCGGCGGTCGTAGATGAGACCCCGGTCGAAAGGTTGACTCCGGAGCTGCTGTTCGCCAAAGTCCGGAAACAACCCGATTACATCGTGGCCAACAATGTGGCCCGGCTCCAGAAACTCACGATATTGCTCAAAGGCGTCTACGTGGACGAAGCGCACGTCTACTTCAAATTCCGTCTTGAGAACAGTAGTAACGTTCCTTTCGACGTCGATTATATCGCATTCTCCGTCACGGCCCGTAAGACGAAGAAGACATCGACGCAGGAGCGTTTGCAGATCCTTCCCGTCGGGGTCGATACGAAGATTCATCGCGTAGATGCAAAGTCCTCTTGTGAGGTGATCTACCGCTTTGAGAAGTTCACTATCGGTAAGGAGAAAATTCTGCTGGCCGAGGTGCTTGAGCAGGGAGGTGATCGTAATATCACGCTCAGAATCCCTGAAGACTTTATCATCGAGGCCCGTAGACTATGA
- a CDS encoding ORF6N domain-containing protein yields MDIQIIQNKIYEIRGQRVMLDRDLAELYGVTTGNLNKAVKRNIERFPERFMFQLTEHEFLRFQNGISSWGGTRKLPYVFTEQGVSMLSAVLRSPTAIQVSISIMDAFVAMRNYIVQSTQVSAELLELRSRLQLVEHDCRENLEAVNDLSEDMRKDIDAIYEAIGALSVKLPKIQNPAQKIGFKK; encoded by the coding sequence ATGGACATTCAAATCATACAGAATAAAATTTACGAGATTCGTGGCCAGCGAGTCATGTTAGACCGAGATTTGGCTGAATTATACGGGGTGACAACCGGTAACCTGAATAAAGCCGTGAAACGAAATATTGAGCGCTTCCCAGAACGTTTCATGTTCCAGCTCACCGAACATGAATTCTTGAGATTCCAAAATGGAATATCAAGTTGGGGCGGAACCCGGAAATTACCTTATGTCTTTACCGAACAAGGCGTGTCGATGTTATCGGCGGTTCTTCGCAGTCCGACAGCCATACAGGTAAGCATTTCGATTATGGATGCTTTTGTTGCCATGCGTAATTACATTGTGCAATCTACCCAAGTTTCGGCCGAGTTGCTGGAGTTGCGTAGCCGGTTGCAGCTGGTGGAGCATGACTGCCGGGAGAATCTGGAGGCTGTGAATGATCTGAGCGAAGACATGCGAAAAGACATCGATGCGATTTATGAGGCCATTGGGGCATTGTCCGTGAAGTTGCCGAAGATTCAGAACCCGGCACAGAAAATAGGATTCAAAAAGTAA
- a CDS encoding ORF6N domain-containing protein, with protein sequence MDIQIIQNKIYEIRGQRVMLDFDLANMYQIPTKALKQAVKRNIERFPEDFMFQLTEKEWRELVTNCDRLPSTIKHSSVLPSAFTQEGVASLSGVLKSPIAVNVYLSIMRAFVAMRNYIMQSSVVLAELAEFRSRLLLVERDCRENLEAMNDLSEDVRRDFDTVFEAIGALSVKLPEAKKSRQPIGFKIREKE encoded by the coding sequence ATGGATATTCAGATCATACAGAATAAGATCTACGAGATCCGCGGCCAGCGTGTGATGTTGGACTTCGATTTGGCGAATATGTACCAGATCCCAACAAAAGCTCTCAAGCAGGCTGTGAAACGTAATATCGAACGTTTCCCAGAGGATTTCATGTTTCAATTAACAGAGAAAGAGTGGCGTGAACTGGTCACAAATTGTGACCGGTTGCCATCGACGATAAAACACAGTTCAGTTTTGCCATCAGCATTTACTCAAGAAGGTGTTGCCTCATTGTCTGGTGTCCTGAAGAGTCCTATAGCGGTGAATGTATATTTGTCGATTATGAGAGCTTTTGTGGCCATGCGGAACTATATTATGCAATCCTCGGTGGTCTTGGCCGAGCTTGCCGAATTCCGCAGCCGGCTCCTACTCGTTGAACGTGACTGCCGGGAGAACTTGGAGGCCATGAACGACTTGAGCGAAGATGTGCGGAGAGATTTCGATACAGTATTCGAGGCAATCGGGGCCTTGTCTGTGAAACTACCGGAAGCCAAGAAGTCACGTCAGCCGATTGGCTTTAAAATCAGAGAAAAGGAATAA
- a CDS encoding DUF4906 domain-containing protein produces MISIKKYLKLSVLIAFGAFLTSCEQDTNLSLEIQESVYLRFNTTPDPILTTRATGSVDDSVAESTTIKDLNVFIWNNLFSYHKYYTSVSVATMQIIAGNYHIVAIGNAGKDLGNADVSTLHTTTLAQLDIDTYNNAVMTYMGELSTTAGTNINLPLKRTYAYVAFNFSIASSFPDCRLLSYRLHNVPSTTTLATPASGEYTNAALCTGTTAYYSLNGTTASDQTYIFENCQPDVPFITTEKDRTKDNAPAAATYMELNCSHTDGRLFTLRLYLGNGSPSSFTLKRNTRTLYNITIYSEMDARVTSTEATYYPISQQIIPAGGGNGYYDLGTVSYTATDATELAEACFPTLNVGTLLESKGGQLQAFKNGTWENIRSSDALMIPTGNISGTTATMKYRAYIPTAYLSTASTIQQHMDAKYMVAENQYQTLASVDATTRFGYKATVRCSSPKASFTLSATNPQAGWIDASDPEKNICIETAASNRSVRYVINSTEAVIKNFAGVYDDETGTAVGQVTASTKTSITGIFPVNKTGSYTIRFETAAITTSETNQNQTYMLNRNTITVQDTESHPVLNIALECKEGDGIFLRNATFDSTEKTWSGSEETHRMVYRQTTAAGKVQLPIVFVPLKSGTLPYTITVSDDTGSILVTKTVTNTISKTDCTWNADLIIDPDCYITYEGIRRGSYYKDINLCLRIRTSTPLDYVGSGFEITAPIAFDFITGLNGYTWGHYPPNPLELPLINGLVTPLETTLTLKFKNNEQKIRVYPIPGGWGDRFTGHGFFHREYVVYEDEQYEDYDWTVTISDGIDFRGTSLDILLLDDPQIDLTIKKLLTNGAV; encoded by the coding sequence ATGATCTCCATTAAGAAATATCTCAAATTATCGGTTTTAATTGCTTTTGGAGCATTTCTAACGTCTTGTGAGCAGGACACCAATTTATCTTTGGAAATCCAAGAAAGTGTATACCTCCGATTCAATACCACTCCGGACCCGATTTTAACTACAAGAGCTACGGGAAGCGTCGATGATTCGGTAGCAGAAAGCACCACCATTAAAGACCTCAATGTTTTTATCTGGAACAACCTCTTTTCATACCATAAGTACTACACATCCGTTTCTGTGGCCACCATGCAGATTATCGCCGGGAATTATCACATCGTGGCAATCGGAAATGCAGGAAAAGATCTCGGAAATGCAGATGTATCTACGTTGCACACAACGACACTTGCTCAGCTCGATATCGACACCTATAATAATGCCGTTATGACATACATGGGCGAACTAAGCACAACCGCTGGAACAAATATAAATCTGCCGCTGAAAAGAACATACGCTTATGTCGCCTTCAATTTTTCTATTGCAAGTTCCTTCCCCGATTGTAGGCTGCTGTCGTATCGCCTGCACAATGTTCCTTCGACAACGACTCTTGCAACTCCGGCGTCAGGGGAATACACCAATGCGGCGCTATGTACGGGTACGACAGCATATTACTCCTTAAATGGCACAACAGCATCCGATCAAACCTACATCTTCGAAAATTGCCAACCCGATGTACCGTTCATTACTACCGAGAAAGATCGCACAAAGGATAATGCACCGGCTGCCGCAACATACATGGAGCTGAATTGCAGCCATACCGACGGTCGTCTTTTTACGCTACGGCTCTATCTCGGCAACGGCTCGCCGTCGTCATTTACCCTCAAGCGCAATACACGCACGCTCTACAATATTACGATCTATTCGGAAATGGATGCCCGTGTGACATCTACAGAGGCTACGTATTATCCGATAAGCCAGCAGATCATTCCAGCGGGTGGCGGAAATGGCTATTATGATCTGGGGACTGTCAGCTATACGGCAACCGATGCCACCGAATTGGCCGAAGCCTGCTTCCCCACGCTGAATGTCGGAACGCTACTGGAGAGCAAAGGCGGACAACTTCAAGCTTTCAAAAATGGAACTTGGGAAAATATTAGATCATCCGACGCTTTGATGATCCCCACCGGCAATATCTCCGGCACTACTGCAACCATGAAATATAGAGCCTATATCCCGACAGCATACCTGAGTACAGCATCAACGATTCAACAGCACATGGATGCAAAATATATGGTGGCCGAAAATCAGTATCAAACACTTGCCTCCGTAGATGCAACAACACGCTTCGGGTACAAGGCGACAGTACGATGCTCCTCCCCCAAAGCATCCTTTACACTTTCAGCAACTAATCCCCAAGCCGGTTGGATCGACGCGTCAGACCCAGAAAAAAATATCTGCATCGAAACAGCAGCTTCAAACAGGTCAGTAAGATATGTTATTAATAGCACAGAAGCAGTCATCAAAAACTTTGCAGGTGTCTATGATGATGAAACGGGGACTGCTGTCGGACAAGTGACAGCTTCAACAAAAACTTCCATTACCGGTATCTTTCCCGTGAATAAAACAGGTTCCTATACTATCCGATTTGAAACCGCTGCAATTACAACCTCGGAAACGAATCAAAACCAAACCTATATGCTCAACAGGAACACTATTACCGTGCAGGATACCGAATCGCACCCGGTACTCAATATTGCTCTCGAATGCAAGGAAGGCGATGGCATTTTCCTTCGCAACGCAACTTTTGACTCGACTGAAAAGACTTGGAGCGGGTCAGAAGAAACTCACCGCATGGTATATCGACAAACCACAGCAGCAGGAAAAGTTCAACTTCCCATAGTTTTCGTCCCTCTGAAAAGCGGAACTCTCCCTTACACAATCACTGTAAGCGATGATACAGGCAGCATACTCGTAACCAAGACCGTGACCAACACCATCTCGAAAACAGATTGCACATGGAATGCTGACCTGATTATCGATCCGGACTGCTATATAACTTATGAAGGGATTAGACGAGGGTCTTACTATAAAGATATTAACCTTTGCCTACGAATCCGCACAAGTACACCATTGGATTATGTCGGCTCCGGATTCGAGATTACGGCTCCAATAGCTTTCGACTTTATAACTGGACTTAATGGGTATACATGGGGTCACTATCCTCCCAACCCTCTCGAACTTCCATTAATTAACGGGTTGGTAACACCTCTGGAAACGACTCTGACTCTAAAGTTCAAAAACAACGAACAAAAGATCAGGGTCTACCCAATACCGGGCGGCTGGGGAGATCGTTTTACGGGCCATGGTTTTTTCCATAGAGAGTACGTAGTTTATGAAGACGAACAATATGAGGACTATGATTGGACAGTAACTATATCGGACGGAATAGACTTTAGAGGCACAAGCCTTGACATTCTACTACTCGATGATCCACAGATAGATCTCACGATTAAAAAACTTCTTACGAATGGAGCTGTATAA